DNA from Roseimicrobium sp. ORNL1:
TTTTTCCCCAGCCGCTCGAAGAAATACGGCACGGAAATCTTCAGGCACTGCACGCCATACTTCAGCGCTTTCTTGAAGGGGATGGAGCTGGCGTCCTCCTCGTAGGAAGTCGGGCAGGTGACTTCGCAGGTGTCGAATCCGGCACGTAGCGCGCCGATGAACATCTGGTTGTCGAAGATGAAGTCGTTGCGGTACGTGTGGAAGGGCACCGTCTCCAAAAGCTTGCGCGTGTAGGCGCGGTAGCCCGTGTGGAACTCGCTGTGGGTCACACCCAGGCACACGTCCATGGCGGCGGTGATCACGCGGTTGGGCAGGTAGCGCCAGAAGGGCATGGTGCCCTTCGCGCCCTTGCCGCTGGTGCGTACACCCAGGCAGAGATCCCAGTGCTCGGTGGCCAGCATGGAGGCCATGGCCAGGGTGAGCTTCGGCGTGTACTGATAATCCGGGTGAAGCTGGATGACGATGTCGGCCCCGGCGTCGAGCGCGTACTGCAGGCAGCGCTTCACATTGCCGCCATAGTTCTGGTTCGTCTCGTTGCGATGCACCTCAATGCCCAGCGCCTGGGCAGCGGCCACGGTGTTGTCCTTGGAGCAGTCATCCACCAGGATGATGGTGTCCACGAACTCACGCGGGATGTCTCCCACGGTCTTGGCGACGGTCTTCTCCGCGAAATACGCGGGCATCGTGACGGCGATCTTCTTTCCTTGCAGCATGGTTCCGACTCTGGCGTGCTCGCATACTCAGGCAACAGCAAGCTCCCGCAATCCGATGCGGGGCAGCATGCTTTGCCAGGCGTGTTTGGCCAGAGAGTCGGGAATGTCCACGTCGGATGCGGAAAGGATTTGTCCTGCGGAGACGGAATTGCGGAGGCGTGCGCCGGTCAGTAGGCCAATGGGTGGCGCGGAGCCGCACTCGGAGAAGCGCATGGCCTCGCCCCGGAAGTCGTTGCCGCCAATCGCGCGGTCAATGAGCTGACCGGCCCGAAGATCCCTCTTGGCAATCGCGACCACGTTTACCTTCGGGGTGGGGGAGTTGTTCAGCAGAGGTCCGCGGCCTTCCAGCACGCGGCGGATGGTGCGCGGCATCTCCAGGTGACAGAGGTGATAGGGGCGCAACAGGGTGTAATACGGTCCATCACCCAGTTTCAGGTAGCGCAGCACCTCGGGGCGCTCCGTGTTGTGGGTGCCCACAAGGAAAACGCCGGCGGGCAGTTTCGGGTTGAGCACGTAGTCGCTGATGGGGCTGCCGAGCGCCGTCGCCTCATGACCCAGCATGAGGGCTGCGTCTTCCAGCGGGATGTCCCGCAGGCCCAGCATGCCGCGCTGCGCGACGTCCGCCTGCAGTCCGTTGGCCACCAGCGCCTGCTCAATCTGGAGCTTGGTGCCGTCGGTGAAGCTCGTCACCTGGGGAATGCTGATGCCGTTGCGCTCCGCCCAGTAGGCCATCTCGGTGGGAGCGGGGTTTTCGTTGAGGAACCCTTTGATGTTTCCGTAGACCAGCGGGCGGAAGCCCATGCTGACTGCTTCTTCATGCAGGGCGGCGAGGGAGCCGGGCTGGTCTCCCTCTGCCTCGGTCAGGAGCCCTCGCGTGCAGAAATACGAGCCCACAGTCACGTGGAATTCCGCCCCCATGGTCACCACCGGCAGGCCAGCCTTGAATGCTGTGTCCACCACCGTGGCCGCATGCTGGATGTCCCCGCTGCATTCCACCACAAGATCGGAGTTCTCGATCAGCTCGTCCAGTGACCGGGTGAGCAGTCGCGGCTCAAAATTCGCCACGGACTCGACGCTACGCCGGGTGAAAATGCGGCTGACGCTGAATTCCGAGGACATGCGCATCAGCATGCACAATCCCATCGCGATGAATCCTGTACCCACGATGCCTATCCGCGCAGGCACAGAACGAGGGGAGCGGGATTTTGACGAATGCTGCATGTGTTGGGGGCGCTCGAATTCTGACGTTAAAAGATGGGGAAAGCAACCAATTACCCAATAAGATCACTCCCGTGTATTCATGGCGATTTACCCTTGTAGAGGAACACGTGGCGGGTCGTAGGATGAAGTAATCCGTAATGTACGGATTTCAGTTCAAAAATGGCCGGATCGCCCAAAATGTCACAGATGGGCTTCGTGGTCGGCTGAGCTTGAAGGAATCGCAGGAATCCCACATTGATGTAGAAGGGGCGGCCGGATTGGTCGGAATCCGCCATCAGCTTGCGGAACTGCTCCACTGTGTCGAAGCGGTACTGAGCCGGGTCATACCCCTCGGTGTACATGCGGAAGGCGCCGCTCATCACTCCCTTGTCGATATCTGGATTTCGGGGATTCATCACGGCACGGTAGCTGGCCACCGCCTCCCGAGAGGGCTCGATGGCGTGGTCGCGGAGCAGCGAACGGGGCTGGCGGGTGATGAAGGCGAACAGCGCAATCGTGATGACGAGCGCGGCCTGTACGGCCGCCCTCGCCGGGCTACGTGCAGGCGTAAGTTCAGTCAAAAGCCCACCTCCGGCGGCTGCCATGAGGAAGAGACCCGGGATGAAAGGACTGAAGTACCAGTCATAGGGACGGTTCTTGCTCAACATCATATGCAGCAGCATCAAGGCGGGAGCGCCCACGGTGAAGAGGAAAAGGGAACGGTTAGCCGACTTGGCGAACAGTGAGATATAGCCCACACCGAGAAGAACGATGAAGAGGGCAGCCCCCACCCAGTGCAGCACGGGCAGCGTCTGTGCGGAGATCTGCCAGGCGTAGCGGTAGGGATTCTCCGGTTCATCCCAAGGCTGAAAGGGCTGGCCGAAGAGCCACGCAGATAGGCTGTCCTGCCAGAAGCGCGCGTCGAGCGTGCCGTGAATCTCGCCCTTGGCCATGAACTCCTGGAGCTGTGGCAGGCAGGGAGCGAGCCAGCCCACCATGATGACGAGTGTCAGCATGTTTGCCACGAACCAGCGGCGTGCGAGCAGCCACATGGAGGGATTCTTCAGGCCCAGCTGAAGCAGGCAGAACATCGCTGTGAAGTTCAACGCGACCACCGGGTACACGCCCTGGAGATTGCTCCAGATCATGAAGAAGTTCCCCAGGCCGAAGAGCACCCACCATGTCCACCTTCCCGTCTGCAACGCACGACCAAGGACGCCGAGCATCAAGGTGGCGCTGAGCATGATGAAGCCGTACCCGCGGCCATCCACCCCGAAGCGGGTGAACCAGGGATGCAGCAGCAGCAGCGGCAATCCCCACCACCACGCCCGTATCCCCCAGACCCGCAGTGCCCAGATGAAGGCGGGAATCAACAGCAAGCCAGCTACGAAGACAGGTGCGCGCAGCAGCGCCTCGCTGAACCACGCAGCACCCGGCTCGGTGCTCTTTTGAAAAAACGTGTCGTGCGAGAGGCGCGCAAAGACGGAGTAGCCCAGGTGGTTCGTGGGTTTCCGCATGTTCCACAGCGTGGTGGTCCACTCACGGGGTGTTACCTTGAGGCTGCCGTCCGGCTGGCGGTCCACACGATCCAGGATGAAGCGGCTGGCGTTGAATTCTTCATCCCCCCACATGGAGTGGAAGAGGCGCGGTTGATTGTGCCAGGCTGCCAGCCCCATCAGCAGGATGCAGGCGATGATTTCCCCCTTGCCCAGAGACGGCTGCTCCGGAGACGGTGTGAACTTCATGTCTGGCGTCCGCCTCTTTCCCAGCCAGGGAGAGGCGAGCAAGAGAGCGCCCACGATGACGAGGTTTACCTTGAGCCCCTTGTACAGCCACACCGGCACGTAGGCCTCCGGAGCCGCGCTGCCACCGTCCGCGCGGGCCTTTTCCTGCAATCGCTGAAGTCGCTTCTCCGCCTTGTCCTGGCTGCCCATTCCTTCTTTCAGGGCGAGCAGGCCCAGCAGCACCACCAGGCAGGTGATGATGAGAGGCAGGGATTCCCGAAAGGGAATGCGTGCGAACAGGGAGCGCATCACGCGATGATGGAGAGGCAGGCGCGACGCTCAAGCTCAAGGACGGCTTTCTGCATCTGCGCACCGGATGCGTGAGGCTGCGCCAAGGCAGCCGGTCAAGAAACTGGCAGTCAACACATGCCTGCATTGACTTTTGCGACGCGGCAAGCTCCGTCTTTGCGTATGAACGTCGGGTTAAGATATGGAAGTGGTGCCGAAGGCCTTGGACTGCGCGCAGCCTTGCTGCCGCTTTCCTCAAGTGCAGCCTGCTGCACGCATCACCGCGACGAAGTCGCCAAGCTTTTCTGGATAGGTCACCCTGCGAGCGCATGCCACCATCGCCGCAGCAGGCTGCGGACTCCGGAAAGCGGCAGCAGGGCTGCACGCAGTCCAAGGACGCTGCGCGTCACAGCGTCCGGATCATTTGCGCAGATTTCCCTTCCCTGTGATGGCACGCAGTTTTCTTAGCCCGACGTTCATGCGCAGAGAGGGGCGCGACACGCGCTTCACAACGCAATGCGAAGCGTTCCGGCATCTGCAACCAGCACTTCATCGCGACTGCTGACGCCTTACCATCCGGAGAATGGCGGCTACGCAATAACTTGAATGCTTAGTTCGACTTCGGAGCCTCTGCGGGTGCATCCGTCGCAGAAGGTGCTGCTGGTGCTGCTGGTGCTGCTGGTGCTGCTGGTGCTGCTGGTGCTGCTGCAGCCTCTGCACCGGCACCTTGCGTCGGTGTCGAAGGATTCCCCTGGTCGGCTGGCGGATTTTCTTTTTCCTTTTGCAGGGCCAGCAGGCGCTGCGACTCGAGCAGCAGATACTCGGGGCGCACACAGGATTGGTGCGAGATATTACTCCAAAGAATGTTGCCCTCGCGATCGACCAGGAAGGCGCCGTGCACCGGCTTCTCCAGATAGTTGTCGTAGCAGCCCCATGACTTGAAGGCGAACTGCTGCCGGTCAGACAGCATGTTGAACGGCAGCTTCGGGGATGGTGTGCCGGTAAGCCCGAGCGCTTCCAGCAGCATGGTCGCCTCCTCCGTGCTGACCACCACAATGGGAATGCCGAAGTGGGCAAAGGATGGCGCGTGTGTCCTCAGTTCTTTCAGCGGGGCCGCATCTTCCGCCCGCGCGCCGCCTGCCTGAAAGATAACCAGCACTGGCTGCCCCGCCCACTTTTCCATGCCCACGGTGCTCCCTGTTTCATCTGGCAGGGTGAAGCCGGGAGCGGACTGGGGATTGGCAAGGACGATGCTCGGCCCGGGATCACCGGCGGTTGATTCGGTGGGAGTGACGATCGGTTTTCCGTCCTTCGCCGCCTGAAGCATGGCGGTCAGAGGCTTGGAGGCGGGCTGGTTCAGGAGATCCTTCTCCAGCAGTTGCTGGGCTTGGGCGCGGTCTCCCGCCTTGGCAAGGAATGGCGCGAGGGCCACCGCCGGCACGTCGATGATATCCCCGACATAGGGAGAGACGTGCCCACTCGCGAGTTCGATGAATGCCTCCGCGCCGCGTGTCATTCCCTGCGCGAGTGCCCGGTGACGGTCGAGAGCTGTGTCGCCTGAGATTTCCTCGGTGACCTGGCGCAATTCATCGAGCTGATTGTTCGCGTTCTGGGCAAAGCCCAGGGCGGCATAGGCAATGGCACGCCAATAGTGGGTCTGCGCGCTGGCAAATTTGCAACCTGCTTCGTCCAGCGCCGTGAGAGCATCGGAGCGCGCGAGGTCCTCCCACTTGCCCGCAGCCATCATGAGCTGGGCACGTAGGCGGCGTGCTTCGATGAACAGGTCACCCTGATCCGCGTCAGGTTGTTGATCCGAAGTGAACCGCGGCAGGCGGGGCAGGCTCCGCAACTCGTCGGCCAGCTTCAGCGCTCCGCTGGTATTGCCCTGGTGGTAGAGAGCCCAGGCGAGAAGCCGGATATTCTCAAACTCCTCGGGATCGTCCACTGATCCGAAAGAGGCAGAGAGCAATGAGTTCGCAGCGGTCCACTCTCCCAGGGCTTCGCGTGGAGCAGCAGCGAGGCGGCGGGTGACGGGGGCCTCAGGAAAGAGCTGGTTCGCGTGCTCAAGAGCGCGGCGCGCGTCCGTTTTCAGCCACAGGAGCACACCATAGTGGGCCACTTGCTGGACTCCCACGTCGTTGGCCAGGGCATTGAGCAGAGCATCCGTGGCCGCCGCGTCTGGGAGGGTGGCGTCCGCCAGGTGATGCGCCAGAATCCGGTAGCGGATGGCGAAAAGTCGCGCCGCGGGATCCTGCTCCTGTGCGGAAGCAATGGAATCGAACGCACCAGCCAGAGCACTGAAGCGCCCGGCGAGCTCACCATTCTCCGCGGAGGAAAAGAAGGAACGATAAGCCGTGATCCAGGACAACTCGAGAGGGGACTTCCCGGTGGCGGCCTCTGCCCTATCCAGGAAGTAGTCGGCTCTTCCCGGTCGTGTCTCGCTGGCGATGGCGAGCCCGAGCCAGGCCCCTGCGCACTGGGCATCCTCGCTGACGGCGGTGCG
Protein-coding regions in this window:
- a CDS encoding glycosyltransferase family 2 protein, producing MLQGKKIAVTMPAYFAEKTVAKTVGDIPREFVDTIILVDDCSKDNTVAAAQALGIEVHRNETNQNYGGNVKRCLQYALDAGADIVIQLHPDYQYTPKLTLAMASMLATEHWDLCLGVRTSGKGAKGTMPFWRYLPNRVITAAMDVCLGVTHSEFHTGYRAYTRKLLETVPFHTYRNDFIFDNQMFIGALRAGFDTCEVTCPTSYEEDASSIPFKKALKYGVQCLKISVPYFFERLGKKDDAS
- a CDS encoding SAF domain-containing protein, which encodes MQHSSKSRSPRSVPARIGIVGTGFIAMGLCMLMRMSSEFSVSRIFTRRSVESVANFEPRLLTRSLDELIENSDLVVECSGDIQHAATVVDTAFKAGLPVVTMGAEFHVTVGSYFCTRGLLTEAEGDQPGSLAALHEEAVSMGFRPLVYGNIKGFLNENPAPTEMAYWAERNGISIPQVTSFTDGTKLQIEQALVANGLQADVAQRGMLGLRDIPLEDAALMLGHEATALGSPISDYVLNPKLPAGVFLVGTHNTERPEVLRYLKLGDGPYYTLLRPYHLCHLEMPRTIRRVLEGRGPLLNNSPTPKVNVVAIAKRDLRAGQLIDRAIGGNDFRGEAMRFSECGSAPPIGLLTGARLRNSVSAGQILSASDVDIPDSLAKHAWQSMLPRIGLRELAVA
- a CDS encoding redoxin domain-containing protein, with protein sequence MIFLALALAALVYWMSWALDRVEVAMTEKKHGKAAAAHTIGPVPTSMRRLSPAAWQEGSRFLRPATDEEAFLHGPFEKENLGGAEAVGRALPFTSNVPSVPILMRAGTNALHTFDLPRAERCFRTAVSEDAQCAGAWLGLAIASETRPGRADYFLDRAEAATGKSPLELSWITAYRSFFSSAENGELAGRFSALAGAFDSIASAQEQDPAARLFAIRYRILAHHLADATLPDAAATDALLNALANDVGVQQVAHYGVLLWLKTDARRALEHANQLFPEAPVTRRLAAAPREALGEWTAANSLLSASFGSVDDPEEFENIRLLAWALYHQGNTSGALKLADELRSLPRLPRFTSDQQPDADQGDLFIEARRLRAQLMMAAGKWEDLARSDALTALDEAGCKFASAQTHYWRAIAYAALGFAQNANNQLDELRQVTEEISGDTALDRHRALAQGMTRGAEAFIELASGHVSPYVGDIIDVPAVALAPFLAKAGDRAQAQQLLEKDLLNQPASKPLTAMLQAAKDGKPIVTPTESTAGDPGPSIVLANPQSAPGFTLPDETGSTVGMEKWAGQPVLVIFQAGGARAEDAAPLKELRTHAPSFAHFGIPIVVVSTEEATMLLEALGLTGTPSPKLPFNMLSDRQQFAFKSWGCYDNYLEKPVHGAFLVDREGNILWSNISHQSCVRPEYLLLESQRLLALQKEKENPPADQGNPSTPTQGAGAEAAAAPAAPAAPAAPAAPAAPSATDAPAEAPKSN